The following are encoded in a window of Colius striatus isolate bColStr4 chromosome 25, bColStr4.1.hap1, whole genome shotgun sequence genomic DNA:
- the PTBP1 gene encoding polypyrimidine tract-binding protein 1 isoform X1, with amino-acid sequence MDGIVQDITVGTKRGSDELFSACVTNGPFIMSSNSSSAANGNDSKKFKGDSRSAGVPSRVIHVRKLPSDVTEAEVISLGLPFGKVTNLLMLKGKNQAFIEMSTEEAANTMVNYYTTVTPVLRSQPIYIQFSNHKELKTDNSLNQARAQAALQAVNSVQSGNLALSASAAAVDAGMAMAGQSPVLRIIIENLFYPVTLDVLHQIFSKFGTVLKIITFTKNNQFQALLQYADPVSAQHAKLSLDGQNIYNACCTLRIDFSKLTSLNVKYNNDKSRDYTRPDLPSGDNQPSLDQTMAAAFGAPGIISPSPYAGAGFPPTFAIPQAAGTVFRLTVPNVHGALAPLAIPSAAAAAAAAGRIAIPGLPGAGNSVLLISNLNPERATPQCLFILFGVYGDVQRVKILFNKKENALVQMADGNQAQLAMSHLNGQKLHGKPIRITLSKHQTVQLPRAGQEDRGLTKDYGNSPLHRFKKPGSKNFQNIFPPSATLHLSNIPPSITEEDLKMLFSSNGGMVKGFKFFQKDRKMALIQMGSVEEAIQSLIELHNHDLGESHHLRVSFSKSTI; translated from the exons CATTGTCCAAGATATAACAGTTGGTACAAAG cgGGGATCTGACGAGCTTTTCTCTGCTTGTGTTACTAACGGACCCTTTATCATGAGCAGCAACTCTTCTTCTGCAG ctaATGGAAACGACAGCAAAAAATTCAAAGGCGATAGTAGAAGTGCCGGGGTCCCATCCCGAGTGATCCACGTCCGTAAGCTCCCCAGTGATGTCACGGAGGCAGAGGTCATTTCCTTGGGCTTACCTTTTGGCAAGGTCACCAATCTTCTGatgttgaaaggaaaaaatcag GCTTTCATCGAAATGAGTACAGAGGAGGCAGCCAACACCATGGTAAACTACTACACCACAGTCACTCCAGTCCTTCGAAGCCAGCCCATCTATATTCAGTTCTCCAACCACAAGGAGCTGAAGACAGACAACTCTCTAAACCAAGCA CGTGCCCAAGCAGCTCTGCAAGCAGTGAACTCAGTTCAGTCTGGAAACCTGGCGCTGTCGGCCTCGGCTGCCGCAGTAGATGCAGGAATGGCGATGGCTGGCCAGAGCCCTGTCCTCAGGATCATTATTGAGAATCTCTTCTATCCTGTCACTCTAGATGTTCTGCATCAG ATTTTTTCCAAGTTTGGTACAGTCTTGAAAATAATTACATTCACAAAGAACAACCAATTCCAGGCCCTGTTACAATATGCTGACCCAGTGAGCGCTCAGCATGCCAAACTG TCTTTAGATGGACAGAATATCTACAATGCCTGCTGTACACTGCGCATAGATTTCTCCAAGCTCACGAGTCTCAATGTCAAATACAACAATGATAAGAGCAGAGATTATACCCGACCAGACCTGCCTTCTGGGGATAACCAGCCCTCTCTTGATCAGACCATGGCAGCTGCTTTTG GTGCCCCAGGAATAATCTCTCCTTCTCCATATGCAGGAGCTGGCTTTCCTCCTACCTTTGCAattcctcaggctgcaggtACTGTATTTC GCCTGACAGTTCCAAATGTTCATGGAGCACTAGCTCCTTTGGCTatcccatcagcagcagctgcagcggcTGCAGCGGGCCGGATTGCCATTCCCGGCCTCCCTGGGGCAGGGAACTCAGTTCTGCTCATTAGCAATCTGAACCCAGAG AGAGCTACACCCCAATGCCTCTTTATTCTTTTCG GAGTCTATGGTGATGTGCAGAGGGTGAAGATTTTATTCAATAAGAAAGAGAATGCCCTAGTTCAGATGGCTGATGGAAACCAGGCCCAGCTTG CCATGAGCCATTTAAATGGTCAGAAGCTTCACGGGAAGCCAATCCGCATAACACTGTCCAAACACCAGACAGTGCAACTTCCCCGTGCGGGCCAGGAGGACCGAGGGCTGACCAAGGACTATGGCAATTCTCCTCTACATCGCTTCAAGAAACCAGGCTCCAAAAATTTCCAGAACATCTTCCCCCCATCTGCCACTCTTCACCTGTCCAACATTCC ACCTTCAATAACTGAAGAAGACCTGAAGATGTTATTTTCAAGCAATGGTGGGATGGTCAAAGGATTCAAATTCTTCCA GAAGGACCGGAAAATGGCTCTGATCCAGATGGGCTCTGTGGAAGAAGCCATTCAATCACTCATCGAGCTCCACAATCATGACCTGGGTGAGAGCCACCACCTCCGTGTGTCCTTCTCCAAATCCACCATTTAA
- the PTBP1 gene encoding polypyrimidine tract-binding protein 1 isoform X6 — protein sequence MLKGKNQAFIEMSTEEAANTMVNYYTTVTPVLRSQPIYIQFSNHKELKTDNSLNQARAQAALQAVNSVQSGNLALSASAAAVDAGMAMAGQSPVLRIIIENLFYPVTLDVLHQIFSKFGTVLKIITFTKNNQFQALLQYADPVSAQHAKLSLDGQNIYNACCTLRIDFSKLTSLNVKYNNDKSRDYTRPDLPSGDNQPSLDQTMAAAFGAPGIISPSPYAGAGFPPTFAIPQAAGTVFRLTVPNVHGALAPLAIPSAAAAAAAAGRIAIPGLPGAGNSVLLISNLNPERATPQCLFILFGVYGDVQRVKILFNKKENALVQMADGNQAQLAMSHLNGQKLHGKPIRITLSKHQTVQLPRAGQEDRGLTKDYGNSPLHRFKKPGSKNFQNIFPPSATLHLSNIPPSITEEDLKMLFSSNGGMVKGFKFFQKDRKMALIQMGSVEEAIQSLIELHNHDLGESHHLRVSFSKSTI from the exons atgttgaaaggaaaaaatcag GCTTTCATCGAAATGAGTACAGAGGAGGCAGCCAACACCATGGTAAACTACTACACCACAGTCACTCCAGTCCTTCGAAGCCAGCCCATCTATATTCAGTTCTCCAACCACAAGGAGCTGAAGACAGACAACTCTCTAAACCAAGCA CGTGCCCAAGCAGCTCTGCAAGCAGTGAACTCAGTTCAGTCTGGAAACCTGGCGCTGTCGGCCTCGGCTGCCGCAGTAGATGCAGGAATGGCGATGGCTGGCCAGAGCCCTGTCCTCAGGATCATTATTGAGAATCTCTTCTATCCTGTCACTCTAGATGTTCTGCATCAG ATTTTTTCCAAGTTTGGTACAGTCTTGAAAATAATTACATTCACAAAGAACAACCAATTCCAGGCCCTGTTACAATATGCTGACCCAGTGAGCGCTCAGCATGCCAAACTG TCTTTAGATGGACAGAATATCTACAATGCCTGCTGTACACTGCGCATAGATTTCTCCAAGCTCACGAGTCTCAATGTCAAATACAACAATGATAAGAGCAGAGATTATACCCGACCAGACCTGCCTTCTGGGGATAACCAGCCCTCTCTTGATCAGACCATGGCAGCTGCTTTTG GTGCCCCAGGAATAATCTCTCCTTCTCCATATGCAGGAGCTGGCTTTCCTCCTACCTTTGCAattcctcaggctgcaggtACTGTATTTC GCCTGACAGTTCCAAATGTTCATGGAGCACTAGCTCCTTTGGCTatcccatcagcagcagctgcagcggcTGCAGCGGGCCGGATTGCCATTCCCGGCCTCCCTGGGGCAGGGAACTCAGTTCTGCTCATTAGCAATCTGAACCCAGAG AGAGCTACACCCCAATGCCTCTTTATTCTTTTCG GAGTCTATGGTGATGTGCAGAGGGTGAAGATTTTATTCAATAAGAAAGAGAATGCCCTAGTTCAGATGGCTGATGGAAACCAGGCCCAGCTTG CCATGAGCCATTTAAATGGTCAGAAGCTTCACGGGAAGCCAATCCGCATAACACTGTCCAAACACCAGACAGTGCAACTTCCCCGTGCGGGCCAGGAGGACCGAGGGCTGACCAAGGACTATGGCAATTCTCCTCTACATCGCTTCAAGAAACCAGGCTCCAAAAATTTCCAGAACATCTTCCCCCCATCTGCCACTCTTCACCTGTCCAACATTCC ACCTTCAATAACTGAAGAAGACCTGAAGATGTTATTTTCAAGCAATGGTGGGATGGTCAAAGGATTCAAATTCTTCCA GAAGGACCGGAAAATGGCTCTGATCCAGATGGGCTCTGTGGAAGAAGCCATTCAATCACTCATCGAGCTCCACAATCATGACCTGGGTGAGAGCCACCACCTCCGTGTGTCCTTCTCCAAATCCACCATTTAA
- the PTBP1 gene encoding polypyrimidine tract-binding protein 1 isoform X2, translating to MDGIVQDITVGTKRGSDELFSACVTNGPFIMSSNSSSAANGNDSKKFKGDSRSAGVPSRVIHVRKLPSDVTEAEVISLGLPFGKVTNLLMLKGKNQAFIEMSTEEAANTMVNYYTTVTPVLRSQPIYIQFSNHKELKTDNSLNQARAQAALQAVNSVQSGNLALSASAAAVDAGMAMAGQSPVLRIIIENLFYPVTLDVLHQIFSKFGTVLKIITFTKNNQFQALLQYADPVSAQHAKLSLDGQNIYNACCTLRIDFSKLTSLNVKYNNDKSRDYTRPDLPSGDNQPSLDQTMAAAFGAPGIISPSPYAGAGFPPTFAIPQAAGLTVPNVHGALAPLAIPSAAAAAAAAGRIAIPGLPGAGNSVLLISNLNPERATPQCLFILFGVYGDVQRVKILFNKKENALVQMADGNQAQLAMSHLNGQKLHGKPIRITLSKHQTVQLPRAGQEDRGLTKDYGNSPLHRFKKPGSKNFQNIFPPSATLHLSNIPPSITEEDLKMLFSSNGGMVKGFKFFQKDRKMALIQMGSVEEAIQSLIELHNHDLGESHHLRVSFSKSTI from the exons CATTGTCCAAGATATAACAGTTGGTACAAAG cgGGGATCTGACGAGCTTTTCTCTGCTTGTGTTACTAACGGACCCTTTATCATGAGCAGCAACTCTTCTTCTGCAG ctaATGGAAACGACAGCAAAAAATTCAAAGGCGATAGTAGAAGTGCCGGGGTCCCATCCCGAGTGATCCACGTCCGTAAGCTCCCCAGTGATGTCACGGAGGCAGAGGTCATTTCCTTGGGCTTACCTTTTGGCAAGGTCACCAATCTTCTGatgttgaaaggaaaaaatcag GCTTTCATCGAAATGAGTACAGAGGAGGCAGCCAACACCATGGTAAACTACTACACCACAGTCACTCCAGTCCTTCGAAGCCAGCCCATCTATATTCAGTTCTCCAACCACAAGGAGCTGAAGACAGACAACTCTCTAAACCAAGCA CGTGCCCAAGCAGCTCTGCAAGCAGTGAACTCAGTTCAGTCTGGAAACCTGGCGCTGTCGGCCTCGGCTGCCGCAGTAGATGCAGGAATGGCGATGGCTGGCCAGAGCCCTGTCCTCAGGATCATTATTGAGAATCTCTTCTATCCTGTCACTCTAGATGTTCTGCATCAG ATTTTTTCCAAGTTTGGTACAGTCTTGAAAATAATTACATTCACAAAGAACAACCAATTCCAGGCCCTGTTACAATATGCTGACCCAGTGAGCGCTCAGCATGCCAAACTG TCTTTAGATGGACAGAATATCTACAATGCCTGCTGTACACTGCGCATAGATTTCTCCAAGCTCACGAGTCTCAATGTCAAATACAACAATGATAAGAGCAGAGATTATACCCGACCAGACCTGCCTTCTGGGGATAACCAGCCCTCTCTTGATCAGACCATGGCAGCTGCTTTTG GTGCCCCAGGAATAATCTCTCCTTCTCCATATGCAGGAGCTGGCTTTCCTCCTACCTTTGCAattcctcaggctgcag GCCTGACAGTTCCAAATGTTCATGGAGCACTAGCTCCTTTGGCTatcccatcagcagcagctgcagcggcTGCAGCGGGCCGGATTGCCATTCCCGGCCTCCCTGGGGCAGGGAACTCAGTTCTGCTCATTAGCAATCTGAACCCAGAG AGAGCTACACCCCAATGCCTCTTTATTCTTTTCG GAGTCTATGGTGATGTGCAGAGGGTGAAGATTTTATTCAATAAGAAAGAGAATGCCCTAGTTCAGATGGCTGATGGAAACCAGGCCCAGCTTG CCATGAGCCATTTAAATGGTCAGAAGCTTCACGGGAAGCCAATCCGCATAACACTGTCCAAACACCAGACAGTGCAACTTCCCCGTGCGGGCCAGGAGGACCGAGGGCTGACCAAGGACTATGGCAATTCTCCTCTACATCGCTTCAAGAAACCAGGCTCCAAAAATTTCCAGAACATCTTCCCCCCATCTGCCACTCTTCACCTGTCCAACATTCC ACCTTCAATAACTGAAGAAGACCTGAAGATGTTATTTTCAAGCAATGGTGGGATGGTCAAAGGATTCAAATTCTTCCA GAAGGACCGGAAAATGGCTCTGATCCAGATGGGCTCTGTGGAAGAAGCCATTCAATCACTCATCGAGCTCCACAATCATGACCTGGGTGAGAGCCACCACCTCCGTGTGTCCTTCTCCAAATCCACCATTTAA
- the PTBP1 gene encoding polypyrimidine tract-binding protein 1 isoform X4: protein MDGIVQDITVGTKRGSDELFSACVTNGPFIMSSNSSSAANGNDSKKFKGDSRSAGVPSRVIHVRKLPSDVTEAEVISLGLPFGKVTNLLMLKGKNQAFIEMSTEEAANTMVNYYTTVTPVLRSQPIYIQFSNHKELKTDNSLNQARAQAALQAVNSVQSGNLALSASAAAVDAGMAMAGQSPVLRIIIENLFYPVTLDVLHQIFSKFGTVLKIITFTKNNQFQALLQYADPVSAQHAKLSLDGQNIYNACCTLRIDFSKLTSLNVKYNNDKSRDYTRPDLPSGDNQPSLDQTMAAAFGAGFPPTFAIPQAAGLTVPNVHGALAPLAIPSAAAAAAAAGRIAIPGLPGAGNSVLLISNLNPERATPQCLFILFGVYGDVQRVKILFNKKENALVQMADGNQAQLAMSHLNGQKLHGKPIRITLSKHQTVQLPRAGQEDRGLTKDYGNSPLHRFKKPGSKNFQNIFPPSATLHLSNIPPSITEEDLKMLFSSNGGMVKGFKFFQKDRKMALIQMGSVEEAIQSLIELHNHDLGESHHLRVSFSKSTI, encoded by the exons CATTGTCCAAGATATAACAGTTGGTACAAAG cgGGGATCTGACGAGCTTTTCTCTGCTTGTGTTACTAACGGACCCTTTATCATGAGCAGCAACTCTTCTTCTGCAG ctaATGGAAACGACAGCAAAAAATTCAAAGGCGATAGTAGAAGTGCCGGGGTCCCATCCCGAGTGATCCACGTCCGTAAGCTCCCCAGTGATGTCACGGAGGCAGAGGTCATTTCCTTGGGCTTACCTTTTGGCAAGGTCACCAATCTTCTGatgttgaaaggaaaaaatcag GCTTTCATCGAAATGAGTACAGAGGAGGCAGCCAACACCATGGTAAACTACTACACCACAGTCACTCCAGTCCTTCGAAGCCAGCCCATCTATATTCAGTTCTCCAACCACAAGGAGCTGAAGACAGACAACTCTCTAAACCAAGCA CGTGCCCAAGCAGCTCTGCAAGCAGTGAACTCAGTTCAGTCTGGAAACCTGGCGCTGTCGGCCTCGGCTGCCGCAGTAGATGCAGGAATGGCGATGGCTGGCCAGAGCCCTGTCCTCAGGATCATTATTGAGAATCTCTTCTATCCTGTCACTCTAGATGTTCTGCATCAG ATTTTTTCCAAGTTTGGTACAGTCTTGAAAATAATTACATTCACAAAGAACAACCAATTCCAGGCCCTGTTACAATATGCTGACCCAGTGAGCGCTCAGCATGCCAAACTG TCTTTAGATGGACAGAATATCTACAATGCCTGCTGTACACTGCGCATAGATTTCTCCAAGCTCACGAGTCTCAATGTCAAATACAACAATGATAAGAGCAGAGATTATACCCGACCAGACCTGCCTTCTGGGGATAACCAGCCCTCTCTTGATCAGACCATGGCAGCTGCTTTTG GAGCTGGCTTTCCTCCTACCTTTGCAattcctcaggctgcag GCCTGACAGTTCCAAATGTTCATGGAGCACTAGCTCCTTTGGCTatcccatcagcagcagctgcagcggcTGCAGCGGGCCGGATTGCCATTCCCGGCCTCCCTGGGGCAGGGAACTCAGTTCTGCTCATTAGCAATCTGAACCCAGAG AGAGCTACACCCCAATGCCTCTTTATTCTTTTCG GAGTCTATGGTGATGTGCAGAGGGTGAAGATTTTATTCAATAAGAAAGAGAATGCCCTAGTTCAGATGGCTGATGGAAACCAGGCCCAGCTTG CCATGAGCCATTTAAATGGTCAGAAGCTTCACGGGAAGCCAATCCGCATAACACTGTCCAAACACCAGACAGTGCAACTTCCCCGTGCGGGCCAGGAGGACCGAGGGCTGACCAAGGACTATGGCAATTCTCCTCTACATCGCTTCAAGAAACCAGGCTCCAAAAATTTCCAGAACATCTTCCCCCCATCTGCCACTCTTCACCTGTCCAACATTCC ACCTTCAATAACTGAAGAAGACCTGAAGATGTTATTTTCAAGCAATGGTGGGATGGTCAAAGGATTCAAATTCTTCCA GAAGGACCGGAAAATGGCTCTGATCCAGATGGGCTCTGTGGAAGAAGCCATTCAATCACTCATCGAGCTCCACAATCATGACCTGGGTGAGAGCCACCACCTCCGTGTGTCCTTCTCCAAATCCACCATTTAA
- the PTBP1 gene encoding polypyrimidine tract-binding protein 1 isoform X3 — translation MDGIVQDITVGTKRGSDELFSACVTNGPFIMSSNSSSAANGNDSKKFKGDSRSAGVPSRVIHVRKLPSDVTEAEVISLGLPFGKVTNLLMLKGKNQAFIEMSTEEAANTMVNYYTTVTPVLRSQPIYIQFSNHKELKTDNSLNQARAQAALQAVNSVQSGNLALSASAAAVDAGMAMAGQSPVLRIIIENLFYPVTLDVLHQIFSKFGTVLKIITFTKNNQFQALLQYADPVSAQHAKLSLDGQNIYNACCTLRIDFSKLTSLNVKYNNDKSRDYTRPDLPSGDNQPSLDQTMAAAFGAGFPPTFAIPQAAGTVFRLTVPNVHGALAPLAIPSAAAAAAAAGRIAIPGLPGAGNSVLLISNLNPERATPQCLFILFGVYGDVQRVKILFNKKENALVQMADGNQAQLAMSHLNGQKLHGKPIRITLSKHQTVQLPRAGQEDRGLTKDYGNSPLHRFKKPGSKNFQNIFPPSATLHLSNIPPSITEEDLKMLFSSNGGMVKGFKFFQKDRKMALIQMGSVEEAIQSLIELHNHDLGESHHLRVSFSKSTI, via the exons CATTGTCCAAGATATAACAGTTGGTACAAAG cgGGGATCTGACGAGCTTTTCTCTGCTTGTGTTACTAACGGACCCTTTATCATGAGCAGCAACTCTTCTTCTGCAG ctaATGGAAACGACAGCAAAAAATTCAAAGGCGATAGTAGAAGTGCCGGGGTCCCATCCCGAGTGATCCACGTCCGTAAGCTCCCCAGTGATGTCACGGAGGCAGAGGTCATTTCCTTGGGCTTACCTTTTGGCAAGGTCACCAATCTTCTGatgttgaaaggaaaaaatcag GCTTTCATCGAAATGAGTACAGAGGAGGCAGCCAACACCATGGTAAACTACTACACCACAGTCACTCCAGTCCTTCGAAGCCAGCCCATCTATATTCAGTTCTCCAACCACAAGGAGCTGAAGACAGACAACTCTCTAAACCAAGCA CGTGCCCAAGCAGCTCTGCAAGCAGTGAACTCAGTTCAGTCTGGAAACCTGGCGCTGTCGGCCTCGGCTGCCGCAGTAGATGCAGGAATGGCGATGGCTGGCCAGAGCCCTGTCCTCAGGATCATTATTGAGAATCTCTTCTATCCTGTCACTCTAGATGTTCTGCATCAG ATTTTTTCCAAGTTTGGTACAGTCTTGAAAATAATTACATTCACAAAGAACAACCAATTCCAGGCCCTGTTACAATATGCTGACCCAGTGAGCGCTCAGCATGCCAAACTG TCTTTAGATGGACAGAATATCTACAATGCCTGCTGTACACTGCGCATAGATTTCTCCAAGCTCACGAGTCTCAATGTCAAATACAACAATGATAAGAGCAGAGATTATACCCGACCAGACCTGCCTTCTGGGGATAACCAGCCCTCTCTTGATCAGACCATGGCAGCTGCTTTTG GAGCTGGCTTTCCTCCTACCTTTGCAattcctcaggctgcaggtACTGTATTTC GCCTGACAGTTCCAAATGTTCATGGAGCACTAGCTCCTTTGGCTatcccatcagcagcagctgcagcggcTGCAGCGGGCCGGATTGCCATTCCCGGCCTCCCTGGGGCAGGGAACTCAGTTCTGCTCATTAGCAATCTGAACCCAGAG AGAGCTACACCCCAATGCCTCTTTATTCTTTTCG GAGTCTATGGTGATGTGCAGAGGGTGAAGATTTTATTCAATAAGAAAGAGAATGCCCTAGTTCAGATGGCTGATGGAAACCAGGCCCAGCTTG CCATGAGCCATTTAAATGGTCAGAAGCTTCACGGGAAGCCAATCCGCATAACACTGTCCAAACACCAGACAGTGCAACTTCCCCGTGCGGGCCAGGAGGACCGAGGGCTGACCAAGGACTATGGCAATTCTCCTCTACATCGCTTCAAGAAACCAGGCTCCAAAAATTTCCAGAACATCTTCCCCCCATCTGCCACTCTTCACCTGTCCAACATTCC ACCTTCAATAACTGAAGAAGACCTGAAGATGTTATTTTCAAGCAATGGTGGGATGGTCAAAGGATTCAAATTCTTCCA GAAGGACCGGAAAATGGCTCTGATCCAGATGGGCTCTGTGGAAGAAGCCATTCAATCACTCATCGAGCTCCACAATCATGACCTGGGTGAGAGCCACCACCTCCGTGTGTCCTTCTCCAAATCCACCATTTAA
- the PTBP1 gene encoding polypyrimidine tract-binding protein 1 isoform X5 has product MSSNSSSAANGNDSKKFKGDSRSAGVPSRVIHVRKLPSDVTEAEVISLGLPFGKVTNLLMLKGKNQAFIEMSTEEAANTMVNYYTTVTPVLRSQPIYIQFSNHKELKTDNSLNQARAQAALQAVNSVQSGNLALSASAAAVDAGMAMAGQSPVLRIIIENLFYPVTLDVLHQIFSKFGTVLKIITFTKNNQFQALLQYADPVSAQHAKLSLDGQNIYNACCTLRIDFSKLTSLNVKYNNDKSRDYTRPDLPSGDNQPSLDQTMAAAFGAPGIISPSPYAGAGFPPTFAIPQAAGTVFRLTVPNVHGALAPLAIPSAAAAAAAAGRIAIPGLPGAGNSVLLISNLNPERATPQCLFILFGVYGDVQRVKILFNKKENALVQMADGNQAQLAMSHLNGQKLHGKPIRITLSKHQTVQLPRAGQEDRGLTKDYGNSPLHRFKKPGSKNFQNIFPPSATLHLSNIPPSITEEDLKMLFSSNGGMVKGFKFFQKDRKMALIQMGSVEEAIQSLIELHNHDLGESHHLRVSFSKSTI; this is encoded by the exons ATGAGCAGCAACTCTTCTTCTGCAG ctaATGGAAACGACAGCAAAAAATTCAAAGGCGATAGTAGAAGTGCCGGGGTCCCATCCCGAGTGATCCACGTCCGTAAGCTCCCCAGTGATGTCACGGAGGCAGAGGTCATTTCCTTGGGCTTACCTTTTGGCAAGGTCACCAATCTTCTGatgttgaaaggaaaaaatcag GCTTTCATCGAAATGAGTACAGAGGAGGCAGCCAACACCATGGTAAACTACTACACCACAGTCACTCCAGTCCTTCGAAGCCAGCCCATCTATATTCAGTTCTCCAACCACAAGGAGCTGAAGACAGACAACTCTCTAAACCAAGCA CGTGCCCAAGCAGCTCTGCAAGCAGTGAACTCAGTTCAGTCTGGAAACCTGGCGCTGTCGGCCTCGGCTGCCGCAGTAGATGCAGGAATGGCGATGGCTGGCCAGAGCCCTGTCCTCAGGATCATTATTGAGAATCTCTTCTATCCTGTCACTCTAGATGTTCTGCATCAG ATTTTTTCCAAGTTTGGTACAGTCTTGAAAATAATTACATTCACAAAGAACAACCAATTCCAGGCCCTGTTACAATATGCTGACCCAGTGAGCGCTCAGCATGCCAAACTG TCTTTAGATGGACAGAATATCTACAATGCCTGCTGTACACTGCGCATAGATTTCTCCAAGCTCACGAGTCTCAATGTCAAATACAACAATGATAAGAGCAGAGATTATACCCGACCAGACCTGCCTTCTGGGGATAACCAGCCCTCTCTTGATCAGACCATGGCAGCTGCTTTTG GTGCCCCAGGAATAATCTCTCCTTCTCCATATGCAGGAGCTGGCTTTCCTCCTACCTTTGCAattcctcaggctgcaggtACTGTATTTC GCCTGACAGTTCCAAATGTTCATGGAGCACTAGCTCCTTTGGCTatcccatcagcagcagctgcagcggcTGCAGCGGGCCGGATTGCCATTCCCGGCCTCCCTGGGGCAGGGAACTCAGTTCTGCTCATTAGCAATCTGAACCCAGAG AGAGCTACACCCCAATGCCTCTTTATTCTTTTCG GAGTCTATGGTGATGTGCAGAGGGTGAAGATTTTATTCAATAAGAAAGAGAATGCCCTAGTTCAGATGGCTGATGGAAACCAGGCCCAGCTTG CCATGAGCCATTTAAATGGTCAGAAGCTTCACGGGAAGCCAATCCGCATAACACTGTCCAAACACCAGACAGTGCAACTTCCCCGTGCGGGCCAGGAGGACCGAGGGCTGACCAAGGACTATGGCAATTCTCCTCTACATCGCTTCAAGAAACCAGGCTCCAAAAATTTCCAGAACATCTTCCCCCCATCTGCCACTCTTCACCTGTCCAACATTCC ACCTTCAATAACTGAAGAAGACCTGAAGATGTTATTTTCAAGCAATGGTGGGATGGTCAAAGGATTCAAATTCTTCCA GAAGGACCGGAAAATGGCTCTGATCCAGATGGGCTCTGTGGAAGAAGCCATTCAATCACTCATCGAGCTCCACAATCATGACCTGGGTGAGAGCCACCACCTCCGTGTGTCCTTCTCCAAATCCACCATTTAA